Proteins from a single region of Stigmatella erecta:
- a CDS encoding heme-degrading domain-containing protein produces the protein MPITLEQLLAEEAELQFDRLDHDEVMGLGLALLDKARREKLPVVLEVTLGGLTVLHCALPGSRPDNADWIRRKKNTVNRFWHSSLYMGRYYASKGTSLTDKPHIDPAEFVDHGGCFPLLLRGLGCVGTITVSGLAQEEDHALVVGVLRERLAHRRGS, from the coding sequence GTGCCCATCACCTTGGAGCAGTTGCTGGCGGAGGAGGCCGAGCTGCAGTTCGACCGGCTCGACCATGACGAGGTGATGGGCCTGGGGCTCGCCCTGCTCGACAAGGCGCGGCGGGAGAAGCTGCCCGTGGTGCTGGAGGTGACGCTCGGTGGGCTCACCGTCCTGCACTGCGCCCTGCCGGGCAGCCGGCCGGACAACGCGGACTGGATCCGCCGCAAGAAGAACACCGTGAACCGCTTCTGGCACAGCTCGCTCTACATGGGCCGCTATTACGCCTCGAAGGGTACGAGCCTCACGGACAAGCCTCACATCGACCCCGCCGAGTTCGTGGACCACGGGGGCTGCTTCCCGCTGCTGCTGCGGGGGCTGGGGTGTGTGGGCACCATCACCGTCTCGGGGCTGGCCCAAGAAGAGGACCATGCGCTGGTGGTGGGGGTGCTGCGCGAGCGGCTGGCTCACCGCCGGGGTTCATGA
- a CDS encoding nucleotidyltransferase: MSDTDNQTIADDSGPHPQPSSPPPMKRPSKAPPPMQADQRPPIERGAHLLALSALKNAEIPFVVAGAYALHLYTGIYRDTKDLDIFLKRDDVERAMTVLAGMSFQTKMHDPVWIAKAYANDEYFADLIFSSGNGVAVVDDLWIERAHPGVVHGLPILVAPPEDIIWSKSFVCERERFDGTDINHLILARGKQMDWKHLMKRFEPHWEVLLAHVTFYRFAYPGQRDHVPQWVWDELLERARNQKNEPDKKKLCRGMIIAQGQYRVDVQHWGYADARMEEVSTFRDYKKE; this comes from the coding sequence ATGAGCGATACGGATAACCAGACGATTGCGGATGATAGCGGTCCTCACCCTCAGCCTTCTTCGCCGCCTCCGATGAAGCGGCCCAGCAAGGCGCCTCCGCCCATGCAGGCGGACCAGCGCCCGCCGATCGAACGTGGCGCGCACCTGCTGGCCTTGAGCGCGCTCAAGAACGCGGAGATTCCCTTCGTGGTGGCAGGTGCCTATGCCCTGCACCTCTATACGGGCATCTACCGGGACACCAAGGACCTGGACATCTTCCTCAAGCGCGACGATGTCGAGCGCGCCATGACGGTCCTGGCCGGCATGTCCTTCCAGACGAAGATGCATGATCCGGTGTGGATCGCGAAGGCCTACGCCAACGACGAGTACTTCGCCGACCTCATCTTCAGCTCGGGCAACGGCGTGGCGGTGGTGGATGACCTGTGGATCGAACGCGCCCACCCGGGGGTCGTCCACGGCCTGCCCATCCTGGTGGCGCCGCCCGAGGACATCATCTGGTCCAAGTCCTTCGTGTGCGAGCGCGAGCGCTTCGACGGCACGGACATCAACCACCTCATCCTGGCGCGCGGCAAGCAGATGGACTGGAAGCACCTGATGAAGCGGTTCGAGCCGCACTGGGAGGTGCTCCTGGCCCATGTGACGTTCTACCGCTTCGCCTACCCGGGCCAGCGCGACCACGTGCCCCAGTGGGTCTGGGACGAGCTGCTGGAGCGGGCGCGCAACCAGAAGAACGAGCCCGACAAGAAGAAGCTGTGCCGGGGTATGATCATCGCCCAGGGACAGTACCGGGTGGACGTGCAGCACTGGGGCTATGCGGATGCGCGCATGGAGGAGGTCTCCACGTTCCGGGATTACAAGAAGGAATGA
- a CDS encoding DNA repair ATPase, translated as MATDGVKPQGAAPTGETTLEGGSYEVIRARLLSQAEALGTRAAELNTRRKSLFGGTELTVIGNERVRTDNNCVPRDIVSVGKYLLFGYNVFLGLKKDTAVADVFSLHKFEKTAEGFDFSAVPPSEAGGFLADPRFIKDFGELYKYYKDTRLTQLRRTDSRLLAVFQTGQTLRDIKVFRFSVDVEGRATYIDNQGEKEHVFPPSHDFEWTVATRENYVLGTHPHVNILDQVFVETVKGDLTVKVENNSSTGLGIYSEPVEDADQSLDDAEVAYAKVGGLILLRVLPFREKAHRYLVFNTRTQHVLRIDAMGQACVRLPEDQGIIFPGGFYLQTGDYKVFEGASAGMEFKQSIRSPNGEDVLYIFYRRDEGSYVLFPYNLVRKEVQNPLLAHGFSLFGDGGLVVFRAATNEPTRVHPMQVWQTPFVSAEHAAATPPVPGYLGKVGNAELVRGISDALSLQRISRTEKPTRRTYEDIIAAVTRALDAYYWLGHAEVKLQELMEALRRTSESIIDEFEKVQALQKRATEALAEADTKQAALLLKVRPEELTNAEAYMQALTELRQQRGHLITLKEIRYMELPRVEALEKQVIEESDRVSAGCVEFFQKGEALQPIGERLDILLGKLEPVQTTMELAPLAEDIEKVGKGLEVLGEVVGGLQVGDPLARAKILEGISELFSRLNRVRAGLQARRKELVGREKRAEFGAQFKLLGQNIESALSGADSPEKCDEAMSRLTVQLEELEGRFGEFDEFLEPITQKREELLEAFGAKKQALLDERQRRAQNLFSAAERILVGVQRRAKSFKTDDELNTYFASDSMIQKLRQLADQLMELQDSVRSDEVLSRVKTARQDALRALRDRQDLFEDGQAVIKFGKYRFNVNTQTLELTLVPRDGALFLQLSGTDYSVRLEDPALEKYKALWEQHLVSETREVYRAEYLAAAILADAEEGRGGLSLTALHEAIPSGTLLERVRVYSAEKYDEGYERGIHDVDTAALLEKLLHLHQGAGLLRFAPTPRAWAVLYWSFDTDEAGRAVLHRRARSLARLRSVFASGSELVVLGDELGERVGAFLTAHRIEHSPAEVRQAGRYLVEELGVERPRFTTSAEAVAVKEAFLGQLDRRGNRSAFDDDLRGLEKNLPERLRIARAWVDGYLAQREGGPGSAAHVAVETAVLLLTERKADRQEAGALTSLEVTDLLGQHPRIIDRKLVVRLDEFLARLGEFRQLRVPAYHEYRGLLRDLLERERRKLRLEELSPKVLSSFVRNRLIDEVYLPLIGANLAKQLGAAGENKRTDRMGMLLLMSPPGYGKTTLMEYVASRLGLTFVKVNGPALGHSVKSLDPAEAPNATARQEVERINLSFEMGNNVMLYLDDIQHTDPELLQKFISLCDGQRRIEGVWNGRTRTYDLRGKKFCVVMAGNPYTETGERFRIPDMLANRADTYNLGEILDGKEELFALSYIENGLTSNPALAPLATREPADIHKFIRMAKGEEVPAGELSYGYAAAELQEIVAVLERLFRVQKVLLKVNLQYIASAAQDERFRTEPSFKLQGSYRNMNKLAEKVVAAMTGDELERLIDDHYQGESQTLTTAAEQNLLKLQEMRGRLTPEKAKRWEEIKQGFARVKRMGGKEDDPVARVTGQLSAIEEQLGVVGQAVSQAAETVRQGQQEKKPGAEPMAPHLDALREAVLEVARVAREVKETPPPAPVVQVPPGPDLTPYLQHLAKVLKALAERSLQPAAPVAGGAGPVDLGPVMEQLTKAVTAMAERPVAVVPALARAASAALPVDLPRQISLIQTALEPLERAAKRSLQTGSEDIKAMHVWQAVTEALELVQAMSQPR; from the coding sequence ATGGCAACTGACGGCGTGAAGCCCCAGGGCGCGGCGCCCACGGGCGAGACGACGCTGGAGGGCGGCAGCTACGAGGTCATCCGCGCCCGCCTCCTGTCCCAGGCAGAGGCGTTGGGCACGCGTGCCGCGGAGCTCAACACGCGGCGCAAGTCGCTCTTTGGCGGCACCGAGCTGACGGTCATCGGCAACGAGCGCGTCCGCACCGACAACAACTGCGTCCCGCGGGACATCGTCAGCGTCGGCAAGTACCTGCTCTTTGGCTACAACGTCTTCCTCGGGCTGAAGAAGGACACGGCCGTCGCGGACGTGTTCTCGCTGCACAAGTTCGAGAAGACGGCCGAGGGCTTCGACTTCTCCGCCGTGCCCCCCTCCGAGGCGGGCGGCTTCCTGGCGGACCCCCGGTTCATCAAGGACTTCGGCGAGCTGTACAAGTACTACAAGGACACGCGGCTCACCCAGCTGCGGCGCACCGACTCCCGGCTGCTGGCGGTCTTCCAGACGGGCCAGACGCTGCGCGACATCAAGGTCTTCCGCTTCAGCGTGGATGTGGAGGGCCGGGCCACCTACATCGACAACCAGGGCGAGAAGGAGCACGTCTTCCCGCCGTCGCATGACTTCGAGTGGACGGTGGCCACGCGGGAGAACTACGTGCTGGGCACCCACCCGCACGTCAACATCCTGGATCAGGTCTTCGTCGAGACGGTGAAGGGCGACCTCACCGTCAAGGTGGAGAACAACTCCAGCACGGGCCTGGGCATCTATAGCGAGCCGGTGGAGGACGCGGACCAGTCCCTGGACGACGCGGAGGTCGCCTACGCGAAGGTGGGCGGCCTCATCCTCTTGCGCGTGCTGCCGTTCCGCGAGAAGGCGCACCGCTACCTGGTGTTCAACACGCGCACCCAGCACGTGCTGCGCATCGACGCGATGGGCCAGGCGTGCGTCCGGCTTCCCGAGGATCAGGGCATCATCTTCCCGGGCGGTTTCTACCTGCAGACGGGGGACTACAAGGTCTTCGAGGGCGCCTCGGCCGGGATGGAGTTCAAGCAGTCCATCCGCTCGCCCAACGGCGAGGATGTCCTCTACATCTTCTACCGCCGGGACGAGGGCAGCTACGTCCTGTTCCCCTACAACCTGGTGCGCAAGGAGGTGCAGAACCCGCTGCTGGCGCACGGCTTCAGCCTCTTCGGGGATGGCGGGCTGGTGGTCTTCCGGGCCGCCACGAACGAGCCCACCCGCGTCCACCCGATGCAGGTGTGGCAGACGCCCTTCGTGTCCGCCGAGCACGCCGCCGCCACGCCCCCGGTGCCCGGCTACCTGGGCAAGGTGGGCAACGCCGAGCTGGTGCGCGGCATCTCGGACGCGCTGAGCCTCCAGCGCATCTCCCGGACGGAGAAGCCCACCCGGCGCACCTACGAGGACATCATCGCCGCGGTGACGCGGGCCCTGGACGCCTACTACTGGCTGGGCCACGCGGAGGTGAAGCTCCAGGAGCTCATGGAGGCCCTGCGGCGCACCTCCGAGTCCATCATCGACGAGTTCGAGAAGGTCCAGGCGCTGCAGAAGCGCGCCACCGAGGCGCTCGCCGAGGCCGACACGAAGCAGGCCGCGCTGCTGTTGAAGGTGCGCCCGGAGGAGCTGACCAACGCCGAGGCCTACATGCAGGCCCTCACAGAGCTGCGCCAGCAGCGCGGCCACCTCATCACCCTGAAGGAGATCCGCTACATGGAGCTCCCCCGGGTGGAGGCGCTGGAGAAGCAGGTCATCGAGGAGTCGGACCGCGTCAGCGCCGGGTGCGTGGAGTTCTTCCAGAAGGGCGAGGCGCTCCAGCCCATCGGGGAGCGGCTGGACATCCTGCTCGGCAAGCTGGAGCCGGTGCAGACCACGATGGAGCTGGCCCCGCTCGCCGAGGACATCGAGAAGGTGGGCAAGGGGCTGGAGGTGCTCGGCGAGGTCGTCGGCGGCCTCCAGGTGGGCGATCCGCTGGCGCGGGCGAAAATCCTGGAGGGCATCTCCGAGCTGTTCTCCCGGCTCAACCGCGTGCGCGCGGGGCTCCAGGCCCGGCGCAAGGAGCTGGTGGGCCGCGAGAAGCGCGCGGAGTTCGGCGCCCAGTTCAAGCTGCTGGGGCAGAACATCGAGAGCGCGCTGTCCGGGGCGGACTCGCCGGAGAAGTGCGACGAGGCCATGTCCCGCCTCACCGTCCAGCTGGAGGAGCTGGAGGGCCGCTTCGGCGAGTTCGACGAGTTCCTGGAGCCCATCACCCAGAAGCGCGAGGAGCTGCTGGAGGCCTTCGGCGCCAAGAAGCAGGCGCTGCTGGATGAGCGCCAGCGCCGGGCGCAGAACCTGTTCAGCGCCGCCGAGCGCATCCTCGTGGGCGTGCAGCGCCGGGCCAAGTCGTTCAAGACGGACGACGAGCTGAACACGTACTTCGCCTCGGACTCGATGATCCAGAAGCTGCGGCAGCTCGCCGATCAGCTCATGGAGCTGCAGGACAGCGTCCGCTCGGATGAAGTCCTCTCGCGCGTGAAGACGGCGCGCCAGGACGCGCTGCGCGCCCTGAGAGATCGCCAGGATCTCTTCGAGGACGGCCAGGCGGTCATCAAGTTCGGCAAGTACCGCTTCAACGTCAACACGCAGACGCTGGAGCTGACGCTGGTGCCGCGGGACGGGGCGCTCTTCCTCCAGCTCTCCGGCACGGACTACTCCGTGCGCCTGGAGGACCCGGCGCTGGAGAAGTACAAGGCGCTGTGGGAGCAGCACCTCGTCTCCGAGACGCGCGAGGTGTACCGGGCGGAGTACCTGGCCGCGGCGATCCTCGCGGACGCGGAAGAGGGCAGGGGCGGCCTGAGCCTGACCGCCCTGCACGAGGCCATCCCCTCGGGGACGCTGCTGGAGCGCGTCCGGGTCTACTCCGCGGAGAAGTACGACGAGGGGTACGAGCGCGGCATCCACGACGTGGACACGGCCGCCCTCCTGGAGAAGCTGCTCCACCTGCACCAGGGCGCGGGGCTGCTGCGCTTCGCCCCCACGCCCCGGGCCTGGGCGGTGCTCTACTGGTCGTTCGACACGGACGAGGCGGGGCGCGCGGTGCTCCACCGCCGGGCCCGCAGCCTCGCCCGCCTGCGCTCGGTGTTCGCCAGCGGCTCGGAGCTGGTGGTCCTCGGGGACGAGCTGGGCGAGCGCGTGGGCGCCTTCCTCACGGCGCACCGCATCGAGCACTCCCCGGCGGAGGTCCGCCAGGCGGGGCGCTACCTCGTGGAGGAGCTGGGCGTGGAGCGTCCGCGCTTCACCACCAGCGCCGAAGCGGTGGCGGTGAAAGAGGCGTTCCTCGGCCAGCTCGACCGGCGGGGCAACCGGTCCGCGTTCGACGATGACCTGCGCGGCCTGGAGAAGAACCTCCCCGAGCGGCTGCGGATTGCCCGCGCGTGGGTGGATGGCTACCTGGCCCAGCGCGAGGGCGGCCCGGGCTCCGCGGCCCACGTGGCCGTGGAGACGGCGGTGTTGCTGCTCACCGAGCGCAAGGCGGACCGCCAGGAGGCCGGGGCGCTCACCTCGCTGGAGGTGACGGACCTGCTGGGCCAGCACCCGCGCATCATCGACCGGAAGCTGGTGGTGCGGCTGGACGAGTTCCTGGCGCGGCTGGGCGAGTTCCGGCAGCTTCGGGTGCCCGCCTACCACGAGTACCGGGGGCTTCTCCGGGACCTGCTGGAGCGCGAGCGCCGCAAGCTGCGCCTGGAGGAGCTGAGCCCCAAGGTGCTCTCGTCCTTCGTGCGCAACCGGCTCATCGACGAGGTCTACCTGCCGCTCATCGGCGCCAACCTGGCCAAGCAGCTCGGCGCGGCGGGGGAGAACAAGCGCACGGACCGCATGGGCATGCTGCTGCTCATGTCGCCGCCCGGCTACGGCAAGACGACGCTGATGGAGTACGTGGCGAGCCGGCTGGGGCTGACCTTCGTGAAGGTCAACGGCCCGGCGCTGGGCCACTCGGTGAAGTCGCTGGATCCGGCGGAGGCGCCCAACGCCACCGCGCGCCAGGAGGTGGAGCGCATCAACCTGTCGTTCGAGATGGGCAACAACGTGATGCTCTACCTCGACGACATCCAGCACACGGATCCGGAGCTGCTCCAGAAGTTCATCTCCCTGTGCGACGGCCAGCGCCGCATCGAGGGCGTCTGGAACGGCCGCACGCGCACGTATGACTTGCGCGGCAAGAAGTTCTGCGTGGTGATGGCGGGCAACCCGTACACGGAGACCGGCGAGCGCTTCCGGATCCCGGACATGCTCGCCAACCGCGCGGACACCTACAACCTGGGTGAGATCCTCGACGGGAAGGAAGAGCTGTTCGCGCTCAGCTACATCGAGAACGGGCTCACCTCGAACCCGGCGCTGGCGCCGCTGGCCACGCGCGAGCCCGCGGACATCCACAAGTTCATCCGCATGGCCAAGGGCGAAGAGGTGCCCGCGGGCGAGCTGTCCTACGGCTACGCGGCGGCGGAGCTGCAGGAGATTGTCGCGGTGCTCGAGCGGCTGTTCCGCGTGCAGAAGGTGCTGCTGAAGGTGAACCTGCAGTACATCGCCTCGGCGGCGCAGGACGAGCGGTTCCGCACGGAGCCCTCCTTCAAGCTGCAGGGCAGCTACCGCAACATGAACAAGCTCGCCGAGAAGGTCGTGGCGGCGATGACCGGCGACGAGCTGGAGCGGCTCATCGACGACCACTACCAGGGCGAGTCCCAGACGCTCACCACGGCGGCCGAGCAGAACCTGCTCAAGCTCCAGGAGATGCGCGGCCGGCTCACGCCGGAGAAGGCGAAGCGCTGGGAGGAGATCAAACAGGGCTTCGCGCGCGTCAAGCGCATGGGCGGCAAGGAGGACGATCCGGTGGCGCGCGTCACCGGCCAGCTCAGCGCCATCGAGGAGCAGCTGGGCGTGGTGGGCCAGGCCGTGTCCCAGGCCGCGGAGACGGTGCGCCAGGGGCAGCAGGAGAAGAAGCCGGGCGCGGAGCCCATGGCGCCCCACCTCGACGCGCTGCGCGAGGCGGTGCTGGAGGTGGCCCGGGTGGCGCGCGAGGTGAAGGAGACGCCTCCGCCCGCGCCCGTGGTGCAGGTGCCTCCCGGCCCTGACCTCACGCCGTACCTCCAGCACCTGGCGAAGGTGCTGAAGGCGCTGGCCGAGCGCTCCTTGCAGCCCGCGGCCCCCGTGGCCGGGGGCGCGGGGCCGGTGGACCTGGGGCCCGTCATGGAGCAGCTCACGAAGGCCGTGACGGCCATGGCGGAGCGCCCGGTGGCGGTGGTCCCCGCGCTGGCGCGGGCCGCCTCGGCGGCGCTGCCGGTCGATCTGCCCCGGCAGATCTCGCTCATTCAGACGGCCCTGGAGCCCCTGGAGCGGGCCGCGAAGCGCAGCCTCCAGACTGGCTCCGAGGACATCAAGGCCATGCACGTCTGGCAGGCGGTCACCGAGGCGCTGGAGCTGGTGCAGGCCATGAGCCAGCCCCGCTAA
- a CDS encoding SPFH domain-containing protein codes for MDLPTVAGAVGVGSVLLFGTLIVIARFYRQVDQGKVLIVNTLKSEPVVTFTGAVVIPIIHRSEVMDISLKTVEIDRRGKEGLICKDNIRADIKVTFFVRVNKTREDVLKVAQSIGCVRASDQETLENLFEAKFSEALKTVGKSFDFEELYTKREEIKDKVVGTIGRDLNGYMLEDCAIDFLEQTPVEMLDKDNILDAQGIRKITELTTVQNVSTNEFKQSERMAITKRNVESDEAIFALERQRAEAAAKQKREIESIQAREVAEADRVKAEEHAKAELARIKAEEEIAINEENKSRQVQVAQKNRERVVGVETERVEKDRALEAINRERETELQRIAKEKALEGEKKAIADVIRARIVVEKTVAEEEERIKDLRVTAEAKRNKDALLINAEAHAQEKLVKDIKAAEASNEVAKFLAKERLTLADADLEAADKTAKAKMRLSEGVQAEAAAQGLADVRVREADAVAAEKQGMAQVRVKEAEAAVIEKQGVAQAQVVRERLLAEAAGEQEKGMAKVRIQQAEADAIQKKLLAEAAGEQEKGLAHARIQEAEAAAIHKRGEAEAHATQEKLMAEARGLAEKAASMKALDGVGREHEEFRLRLQKDRDVELESIRVRKDMAESQAKVLAQAFTNAKFQIVGGDGQFFERFVKAVSVGTSVDGALEHSDVLRTVAQGYLTGEKDLPADLKDILSKPGLTNDAQNLAVAALLHRMVANAPPPAAATASPVVESVARPASAPKSAE; via the coding sequence ATGGATCTCCCTACCGTCGCTGGAGCCGTGGGTGTCGGCAGCGTCCTGCTGTTCGGAACCCTCATCGTCATCGCCCGGTTCTACCGCCAGGTGGACCAGGGCAAGGTGTTGATCGTCAACACGCTCAAGAGCGAGCCCGTCGTCACCTTCACCGGTGCGGTGGTCATCCCCATCATCCACCGCTCCGAGGTCATGGACATCTCGCTGAAGACGGTGGAGATCGACCGCCGGGGCAAGGAAGGCCTCATCTGCAAGGACAACATCCGCGCGGACATCAAGGTCACCTTCTTCGTGCGCGTGAACAAGACGCGTGAGGACGTGCTCAAGGTGGCCCAGTCCATCGGCTGCGTGCGCGCCAGCGATCAGGAGACGCTGGAGAACCTCTTCGAGGCCAAGTTCTCCGAGGCGCTCAAGACGGTGGGCAAGAGCTTCGACTTCGAGGAGCTCTACACCAAGCGCGAGGAGATCAAGGACAAGGTGGTGGGCACCATCGGGCGGGATCTCAACGGCTACATGCTGGAGGACTGCGCCATCGACTTCCTGGAGCAGACCCCGGTCGAGATGCTGGACAAGGACAACATCCTCGACGCGCAGGGCATCCGGAAGATCACCGAGCTGACCACGGTGCAGAACGTCAGCACCAACGAGTTCAAGCAGAGCGAGCGCATGGCCATCACCAAGCGCAACGTCGAGTCGGACGAGGCCATCTTCGCCCTGGAGCGCCAGCGCGCCGAGGCCGCCGCCAAGCAGAAGCGGGAGATCGAGAGCATCCAGGCGCGCGAGGTGGCCGAGGCCGACCGCGTGAAGGCCGAGGAGCACGCGAAGGCGGAGCTGGCCCGCATCAAGGCCGAGGAAGAGATCGCCATCAACGAGGAGAACAAGTCCCGCCAGGTGCAGGTGGCGCAGAAGAACCGCGAGCGCGTGGTGGGCGTGGAGACCGAGCGCGTGGAGAAGGACCGCGCCCTGGAGGCCATCAACCGCGAGCGCGAGACGGAGCTGCAGCGCATCGCCAAGGAGAAGGCGCTCGAGGGGGAGAAGAAGGCCATCGCGGACGTCATCCGGGCCCGCATCGTCGTGGAGAAGACGGTGGCCGAGGAAGAGGAGCGCATCAAGGATCTGCGCGTGACGGCCGAGGCCAAGCGCAACAAGGACGCGCTGCTCATCAACGCCGAGGCGCATGCGCAGGAGAAGCTCGTCAAGGACATCAAGGCGGCCGAGGCCAGCAACGAGGTGGCCAAGTTCCTGGCCAAGGAGCGGCTCACCCTGGCCGACGCGGACCTCGAGGCCGCGGACAAGACCGCCAAGGCGAAGATGCGGCTGTCCGAGGGCGTCCAGGCCGAGGCGGCCGCCCAGGGCCTGGCCGATGTGCGCGTGCGCGAGGCGGACGCGGTGGCCGCCGAGAAGCAGGGCATGGCCCAGGTGCGCGTGAAGGAGGCCGAGGCCGCCGTCATCGAGAAGCAGGGCGTGGCCCAGGCCCAGGTCGTCCGCGAGCGGCTGCTGGCCGAGGCCGCGGGTGAGCAGGAGAAGGGCATGGCCAAGGTCCGCATCCAGCAGGCCGAGGCGGACGCCATCCAGAAGAAGCTGCTGGCCGAGGCCGCGGGTGAGCAGGAGAAGGGCCTGGCGCACGCCCGCATCCAGGAGGCCGAGGCCGCCGCCATCCACAAGCGCGGCGAGGCCGAGGCGCACGCCACCCAGGAGAAGCTGATGGCCGAGGCGCGGGGCCTGGCCGAGAAGGCCGCCTCCATGAAGGCGCTGGACGGCGTGGGCCGCGAGCACGAGGAGTTCCGCCTGCGGCTCCAGAAGGATCGCGACGTGGAGCTGGAGTCCATCCGGGTGCGCAAGGACATGGCCGAGTCCCAGGCCAAGGTGCTCGCCCAGGCGTTCACCAACGCGAAGTTCCAGATTGTCGGTGGCGACGGCCAGTTCTTCGAGCGCTTCGTCAAGGCGGTGTCCGTCGGCACGTCGGTGGACGGCGCGCTGGAGCACAGCGATGTGCTGCGCACCGTGGCCCAGGGCTACCTCACCGGCGAGAAGGACCTGCCGGCGGACCTCAAGGACATCCTGTCCAAGCCCGGCCTGACCAACGACGCGCAGAACCTCGCGGTGGCGGCGCTGCTGCACCGCATGGTGGCCAACGCGCCGCCCCCGGCCGCCGCCACGGCGAGCCCCGTCGTGGAGAGCGTGGCCCGGCCCGCCTCCGCGCCGAAGTCCGCCGAGTAG
- a CDS encoding DNA topoisomerase IB — MSRAERERIDALRLPPAWTDVAIAPSEKAKLQAIGKDAAGRWQYRYSEAFSRRRQEAKYERIVGFARALPKMRRRVSADLRRRGLGRDKVMACILRILGTCFIRPGSQVYAEENGSFGLATLRARHVKVVGETVFFDFPGKSGQRQQRELKDRRVATLIRQLLKVPGRDVFKFVLDDGHVVDVRRRHINEYIREVMGADYSAKDFRTWGGTLVCACALARARKRVKQAEVQSGVKATKKTMVAAVKEAAHHLGNTPAVAKASYIYPSVLALFEQGKVVERYFESVEELAKHEKPVLHCSEKALLEMIQEGAA; from the coding sequence GTGTCCCGGGCCGAGCGCGAGCGCATCGACGCCCTGCGGCTGCCGCCCGCGTGGACGGACGTGGCCATCGCGCCCTCCGAGAAAGCGAAGCTCCAGGCCATCGGCAAGGACGCGGCGGGCCGCTGGCAGTACCGCTACAGCGAGGCCTTCTCGCGCCGGCGCCAGGAGGCGAAGTACGAGCGCATCGTGGGATTTGCCCGCGCCCTGCCGAAGATGCGGCGCCGGGTGAGCGCGGATCTCCGGCGACGGGGGCTGGGCCGGGACAAGGTGATGGCGTGCATCCTGCGCATCCTGGGCACCTGCTTCATCCGGCCCGGCAGCCAGGTGTACGCGGAGGAGAATGGGAGCTTCGGGCTGGCCACGCTGCGCGCCCGGCACGTGAAGGTGGTGGGCGAGACGGTCTTCTTCGACTTCCCGGGCAAGAGCGGCCAGCGCCAGCAGCGCGAGCTGAAGGACCGGCGCGTGGCCACCCTCATCCGGCAGCTGCTCAAGGTCCCGGGCCGGGATGTGTTCAAGTTCGTCCTGGACGATGGGCACGTGGTGGACGTGCGCCGCCGCCACATCAACGAGTACATCCGCGAAGTCATGGGCGCGGACTACAGCGCCAAGGACTTCCGGACGTGGGGCGGGACGCTGGTCTGTGCCTGCGCGCTGGCCCGGGCCCGGAAACGGGTGAAGCAAGCCGAGGTCCAGAGCGGCGTGAAGGCGACGAAGAAGACCATGGTGGCCGCCGTGAAGGAGGCGGCCCACCACCTCGGCAACACCCCCGCGGTGGCGAAGGCCTCCTATATCTACCCGTCCGTGCTGGCCCTGTTCGAGCAGGGCAAGGTCGTGGAGCGTTACTTCGAGTCCGTGGAGGAGCTGGCGAAGCACGAGAAGCCCGTGCTCCACTGCTCGGAGAAGGCCCTGCTGGAGATGATCCAGGAGGGGGCCGCCTGA